One Phocoena sinus isolate mPhoSin1 chromosome 14, mPhoSin1.pri, whole genome shotgun sequence genomic region harbors:
- the C14H12orf49 gene encoding UPF0454 protein C12orf49 homolog isoform X2 — protein MVNLAAMVWRRLLRKRWVLALVFGLSLVYFLTSTFKQEERAVRDRNLLQIHDHDQPIPWKVQFNLGNSSRPSNQCRNSIQGKHLITDELGYVCERKDLLVNGCCNVNVPGTKQYCCDGCLSNGCCSAYEYCVSCCLQPNKQLLLERFLNRAAVAFQNLFMAVEDHFELCLAKCRTSSQSVQHENTYRDPIAKYCYGESPPELFPA, from the exons ATGGTGAACCTGGCGGCCATGGTGTGGCGGCGGCTCCTGCGGAAGAGGTGGGTGCTCGCCCTGGTCTTCGGGCTCTCGCTCGTCTACTTTCTCACCAGCACCTTCAAGCAG GAGGAGAGGGCAGTGAGAGATCGGAATCTCCTCCAGATTCACGACCACGATCAGCCCATCCCATGGAAAGTGCAGTTTAACTTGGGCAACAGCAGTCGGCCCAGCAACCAGTGCCGGAACTCCATTCAAGGGAAGCACCTCATCACGGATGAACTTG GTTACGTTTGTGAGAGGAAAGATTTGCTGGTAAATGGCTGCTGTAACGTCAACGTCCCTGGCACAAAGCAGTACTGCTGCGATGGCTGCTTGTCCAATGGCTGCTGCAGCGCCTATGAGTACTGTGTCTCCTGCTGCCTGCAGCCCAACAAG CAACTTCTCCTGGAGCGCTTCCTCAACCGGGCAGCTGTGGCATTCCAGAACCTCTTCATGGCAGTCGAAGATCACTTTGAATTGTGTTTGGCTAAATGCAGGACCTCATCCCAG AGCGTGCAGCATGAGAACACCTATAGGGATCCCATAGCAAAGTACTGCTACGGAGAGAGCCCTCCCGAGCTCTTCCCCGCGTGA
- the C14H12orf49 gene encoding UPF0454 protein C12orf49 homolog isoform X6 translates to MPPGPRACPAPRRDGEPGGHGVAAAPAEEEERAVRDRNLLQIHDHDQPIPWKVQFNLGNSSRPSNQCRNSIQGKHLITDELGYVCERKDLLVNGCCNVNVPGTKQYCCDGCLSNGCCSAYEYCVSCCLQPNKQLLLERFLNRAAVAFQNLFMAVEDHFELCLAKCRTSSQSVQHENTYRDPIAKYCYGESPPELFPA, encoded by the exons ATGCCGCCCGGGCCCCGGGCCTGTCCCGCTCCGCGCCGGGATGGTGAACCTGGCGGCCATGGTGTGGCGGCGGCTCCTGCGGAAGAG GAGGAGAGGGCAGTGAGAGATCGGAATCTCCTCCAGATTCACGACCACGATCAGCCCATCCCATGGAAAGTGCAGTTTAACTTGGGCAACAGCAGTCGGCCCAGCAACCAGTGCCGGAACTCCATTCAAGGGAAGCACCTCATCACGGATGAACTTG GTTACGTTTGTGAGAGGAAAGATTTGCTGGTAAATGGCTGCTGTAACGTCAACGTCCCTGGCACAAAGCAGTACTGCTGCGATGGCTGCTTGTCCAATGGCTGCTGCAGCGCCTATGAGTACTGTGTCTCCTGCTGCCTGCAGCCCAACAAG CAACTTCTCCTGGAGCGCTTCCTCAACCGGGCAGCTGTGGCATTCCAGAACCTCTTCATGGCAGTCGAAGATCACTTTGAATTGTGTTTGGCTAAATGCAGGACCTCATCCCAG AGCGTGCAGCATGAGAACACCTATAGGGATCCCATAGCAAAGTACTGCTACGGAGAGAGCCCTCCCGAGCTCTTCCCCGCGTGA
- the C14H12orf49 gene encoding UPF0454 protein C12orf49 homolog isoform X8: MVNLAAMVWRRLLRKRWVLALVFGLSLVYFLTSTFKQEERAVRDRNLLQIHDHDQPIPWKVQFNLGNSSRPSNQCRNSIQGKHLITDELGYVCERKDLLVNGCCNVNVPGTKQYCCDGCLSNGCCSAYEYCVSCCLQPNKQLLLERFLNRAAVAFQNLFMAVEDHFELCLAKCRTSSQGSVPGTEFL, translated from the exons ATGGTGAACCTGGCGGCCATGGTGTGGCGGCGGCTCCTGCGGAAGAGGTGGGTGCTCGCCCTGGTCTTCGGGCTCTCGCTCGTCTACTTTCTCACCAGCACCTTCAAGCAG GAGGAGAGGGCAGTGAGAGATCGGAATCTCCTCCAGATTCACGACCACGATCAGCCCATCCCATGGAAAGTGCAGTTTAACTTGGGCAACAGCAGTCGGCCCAGCAACCAGTGCCGGAACTCCATTCAAGGGAAGCACCTCATCACGGATGAACTTG GTTACGTTTGTGAGAGGAAAGATTTGCTGGTAAATGGCTGCTGTAACGTCAACGTCCCTGGCACAAAGCAGTACTGCTGCGATGGCTGCTTGTCCAATGGCTGCTGCAGCGCCTATGAGTACTGTGTCTCCTGCTGCCTGCAGCCCAACAAG CAACTTCTCCTGGAGCGCTTCCTCAACCGGGCAGCTGTGGCATTCCAGAACCTCTTCATGGCAGTCGAAGATCACTTTGAATTGTGTTTGGCTAAATGCAGGACCTCATCCCAG GGTTCAGTGCCGGGGACTGAATTCCTTTGA